One Spiroplasma sp. NBRC 100390 DNA window includes the following coding sequences:
- the rplN gene encoding 50S ribosomal protein L14 → MIQQESRLKVADNSGAKEVLVIKNLGGSWRKFTNIGDIVVCTIKKATPGGIVKKGQIVKAVIVRTKRGLKRTDGTQIQFSENAVVLIKDDKTPRGTRIFGPIAREVKDAGFGKIASLAPEVL, encoded by the coding sequence ATGATCCAACAAGAATCAAGATTAAAAGTTGCCGATAACTCCGGAGCAAAAGAAGTGTTAGTAATTAAAAACTTAGGTGGTTCATGACGTAAGTTTACTAATATTGGGGATATTGTTGTATGTACCATTAAAAAGGCCACTCCCGGTGGAATTGTTAAAAAAGGGCAAATTGTTAAAGCAGTTATTGTTCGCACAAAACGCGGATTAAAAAGAACCGATGGAACACAAATTCAATTTTCAGAAAATGCAGTAGTTTTAATTAAAGACGATAAAACACCACGGGGAACACGTATTTTTGGTCCAATTGCCCGTGAAGTTAAGGATGCTGGATTTGGAAAAATCGCATCATTAGCACCAGAAGTATTATAG
- the rplX gene encoding 50S ribosomal protein L24 yields MSKVKFKKGDLVKVVTGKHKGTEGPIIRVLREKNRVVIEGITNIKHVKPSQDNTEGGIQQVPASIHISNVALIDPKNKKEITKISYQVADSGKKVRIARKSKAHLA; encoded by the coding sequence ATGAGTAAAGTTAAATTTAAAAAAGGTGACTTAGTCAAAGTTGTAACGGGAAAACACAAAGGGACTGAAGGACCAATCATCCGTGTTTTACGTGAAAAAAATCGTGTTGTAATTGAAGGAATTACCAACATTAAACATGTTAAACCTTCACAAGATAACACAGAAGGAGGAATTCAACAAGTTCCTGCTTCAATTCATATTTCAAATGTTGCATTAATTGATCCAAAGAACAAAAAAGAAATTACTAAAATCAGTTATCAAGTTGCTGATAGTGGTAAAAAAGTTCGCATTGCTCGTAAGTCAAAAGCGCATTTAGCGTAA
- the rplE gene encoding 50S ribosomal protein L5: MNVDLEKKYKDVIVKELFKEQGYQSIMQVPVVKKIVVNMGAGDAAQNSKVIEDITNELALITGLHPVVTKAKGSIAAFKLREGMPIGAKVTLRGKKMYQFLDKLINIALPRVRDFRGVSLDAFDGRGNYTLGIKEQIIFPEIDYDKVKKIRGMDITIVTNATNNSDAHALLVKMGMPFKK; this comes from the coding sequence ATGAATGTTGATTTAGAAAAAAAATATAAAGATGTAATTGTTAAAGAGTTATTCAAAGAGCAAGGTTATCAGTCAATTATGCAAGTTCCTGTTGTTAAAAAAATTGTTGTTAACATGGGAGCTGGCGATGCAGCACAAAATAGTAAAGTAATCGAAGATATTACAAATGAATTAGCGTTAATTACTGGGTTACATCCAGTTGTTACCAAAGCAAAAGGTTCAATTGCGGCTTTCAAATTACGTGAAGGAATGCCAATTGGAGCAAAAGTTACATTACGTGGTAAAAAAATGTATCAGTTTTTAGATAAACTAATTAATATTGCTTTACCACGAGTAAGAGATTTCCGTGGAGTTAGTTTAGACGCTTTTGATGGGCGTGGAAATTACACCCTAGGAATTAAAGAACAAATTATTTTTCCCGAAATTGACTATGATAAAGTTAAAAAAATTCGCGGAATGGATATCACAATTGTCACAAATGCAACTAATAATAGCGACGCTCATGCATTATTAGTCAAAATGGGAATGCCATTTAAAAAATAG
- a CDS encoding type Z 30S ribosomal protein S14 — translation MAKKSLKVKQQRHPKFKVRGYTRCGNCGRPHAVLRKFNLCRLCFRTLAYKGQIPGVRKASW, via the coding sequence ATGGCCAAAAAATCATTAAAAGTTAAACAACAACGCCATCCAAAATTCAAGGTAAGAGGTTATACTCGTTGTGGAAACTGTGGGCGACCTCATGCTGTGTTACGTAAATTTAATTTATGTCGTTTATGCTTTAGAACTTTAGCATACAAAGGACAAATTCCTGGGGTTAGAAAAGCTTCATGATAG
- the rpsH gene encoding 30S ribosomal protein S8: MMIDTIADMLTRIRNANQRLHKSVNMPSSKMKVRIAEILKEEGYVEDFKVSGDVKKELSLTLKYKGKTKVISGLKRISKPGLRVYVTVEKVPQVLNGMGIAIISTSQGIMTDKAAKHAHLGGEVIAYVW; encoded by the coding sequence ATGATGATTGATACAATCGCTGATATGTTAACAAGAATTCGAAACGCTAACCAACGTTTACACAAAAGTGTGAACATGCCTTCAAGTAAAATGAAAGTAAGAATTGCTGAGATTTTAAAAGAAGAAGGTTACGTTGAAGATTTTAAAGTATCAGGAGATGTGAAAAAAGAATTAAGTTTAACTTTAAAATACAAAGGAAAAACAAAAGTTATTTCAGGATTAAAAAGAATCTCAAAACCAGGATTAAGAGTTTATGTAACCGTTGAAAAAGTACCTCAAGTTTTAAATGGGATGGGAATTGCAATTATTTCAACAAGCCAAGGAATTATGACTGACAAAGCAGCAAAACATGCTCACTTAGGTGGGGAAGTTATTGCTTATGTTTGATAG
- the rplF gene encoding 50S ribosomal protein L6: MSRIGNRELKIPTGVEVTIQPNNVIVKSTKGQLEQAIPSVITVNAKDGIVTTERANDVKHSKQLHGTINSLIQGMLEGVSKGFKKELEINGVGYRAALAGDKLTLNLGYSHPIEYKIPQGITITLPKPTQIVVEGISKQLVGEVAANIRNYRKPEPYKGKGVKYKDEHIIRKEGKSAGK, translated from the coding sequence ATGTCTCGAATTGGTAATAGAGAGTTAAAAATTCCAACAGGTGTCGAAGTAACAATTCAACCAAACAATGTTATTGTCAAAAGTACAAAAGGGCAATTAGAACAAGCAATCCCAAGTGTTATTACAGTTAACGCAAAAGATGGCATTGTGACAACAGAAAGAGCAAATGACGTGAAACATAGTAAGCAACTACACGGAACCATCAATTCTTTAATTCAAGGAATGTTGGAAGGTGTTAGCAAAGGTTTCAAAAAAGAATTAGAAATTAATGGGGTTGGTTATCGTGCTGCTTTAGCAGGTGATAAATTAACCTTAAACTTAGGATATTCACATCCAATTGAATATAAAATTCCACAAGGAATTACCATTACCCTTCCCAAACCAACACAAATTGTTGTTGAAGGAATTTCAAAACAATTAGTTGGGGAAGTAGCAGCTAACATTAGAAATTATCGTAAACCTGAACCTTACAAAGGAAAAGGGGTTAAATACAAAGATGAACATATTATTCGTAAAGAAGGGAAATCTGCTGGTAAATAG
- the rplR gene encoding 50S ribosomal protein L18: MANSQSQSRSAKRKKRHFRVRAKINGTSAIPRLNVFKSNGHFYAQLIDDVKQTTIVAASTLKMADLKSTSNIVAAKKVGTDIAKKALDKKVTTVVFDRGGYLYHGKVKAFAEAAREAGLKF, translated from the coding sequence ATGGCAAATTCACAAAGTCAAAGTCGAAGCGCAAAACGTAAAAAAAGACATTTCCGTGTTCGCGCAAAAATTAATGGTACTTCTGCAATTCCCCGTCTAAATGTGTTCAAGTCAAATGGGCATTTCTATGCCCAATTAATTGATGATGTTAAGCAAACAACAATTGTTGCTGCCTCAACATTAAAAATGGCAGATTTAAAATCAACAAGCAATATTGTTGCAGCAAAAAAAGTTGGAACTGATATTGCAAAAAAAGCACTTGATAAAAAAGTTACAACGGTAGTATTTGATCGTGGTGGGTATTTATACCATGGTAAAGTAAAAGCATTTGCAGAAGCTGCGCGTGAAGCAGGATTAAAATTTTAA
- the rpsE gene encoding 30S ribosomal protein S5: MAENKAGLTPNTGTPTSGQPPKGDFSRNNPRQPHQRSERNFDRRGEDNMFEEKVVTIRRVTKVTKGGRHFRFAAVVVIGDKKGRVGFGTGKANEVPDAIKKAIKEAKKQLVKVPLVGTTVPHEIIGHFGAGKVLIKPARKGTGVIAGGPARAVIELAGLADVYTKSLGSNTPINMIRATLDGLRNLRTVEQIAKLRGKTPEELQG, from the coding sequence ATGGCAGAGAATAAAGCAGGTTTAACACCAAATACTGGGACACCAACATCAGGGCAACCACCAAAAGGCGATTTTTCACGAAATAATCCTCGCCAACCACATCAACGTTCAGAACGAAACTTTGATCGTCGTGGTGAGGATAATATGTTTGAAGAAAAAGTAGTAACAATTCGTCGTGTGACAAAAGTTACTAAAGGAGGACGCCACTTCCGTTTTGCGGCAGTTGTTGTTATTGGTGATAAAAAAGGTCGTGTTGGGTTTGGAACTGGAAAAGCAAATGAAGTTCCTGATGCAATTAAAAAAGCAATTAAAGAAGCAAAAAAACAATTAGTAAAAGTGCCTTTAGTTGGAACAACAGTTCCCCATGAAATTATTGGTCATTTTGGAGCCGGCAAGGTTTTAATTAAACCAGCGCGAAAAGGAACCGGAGTTATTGCCGGGGGACCAGCGCGGGCAGTAATTGAACTAGCAGGTTTAGCAGATGTTTATACAAAATCATTAGGATCAAATACACCAATTAATATGATTAGAGCAACATTAGATGGTTTACGCAATTTACGAACAGTTGAACAAATTGCTAAATTACGTGGTAAAACCCCTGAAGAATTACAAGGATAA
- the rplO gene encoding 50S ribosomal protein L15: MKLNELQYTEGARHSKKRLGRGTSSGLGKTSGKGHKGQNARTGGGVRPGFEGGQTPIFRRLPKVGFTNISTKTYVLLNLNDLEKLGLNDVNHQTLVAKKVLKNEKELIKILGNGTISKSVNVKVNKVSQTAKAAIEKAGGKVEVI; this comes from the coding sequence ATGAAATTAAACGAATTACAATATACCGAAGGGGCTCGTCACAGTAAAAAACGTTTAGGACGAGGAACTTCATCAGGACTTGGAAAAACTTCAGGGAAAGGTCATAAGGGGCAAAATGCTCGTACTGGAGGTGGAGTTCGCCCTGGTTTTGAAGGGGGACAAACACCGATCTTTCGTCGGTTACCAAAAGTTGGGTTTACTAACATTTCAACAAAAACTTATGTTTTATTAAATTTAAATGATTTAGAAAAACTAGGTTTAAATGATGTTAACCATCAAACATTAGTTGCAAAAAAAGTGCTAAAAAATGAAAAAGAATTAATTAAAATCTTAGGGAATGGTACAATATCTAAGAGTGTTAATGTCAAAGTTAACAAAGTTTCACAAACTGCAAAAGCAGCAATTGAAAAAGCTGGAGGAAAAGTGGAGGTAATATAG
- the secY gene encoding preprotein translocase subunit SecY — protein MKTKVKKRKAIRKNGDVDIVKSSNFFVKNKDLMKRIGFTLLVLVLIRLGSYLTVPGVTISQNFQDLSNNDQFFSLISMLGGGTLGKFSILALGVSPYITASIIVQLLSTDVIPPLSRWAKSGERGRKKLDRLTKWLTIPFAIMQGIATIFTMANQGIISPKWDSSDFGTGSPIFYYLLVPTALIAGTMLMLWLADQMTIKGIGNGVSLIIFAGIVAQLPNNLQTTFKFWISGQEDINLLFTGILKFLVYVVMFLLVVLFVVMLNESERKLPIQQTGSGLASGDENNRPFLPLKINSAGVIPVIFASALISAPITVAQIISVSNPTNGFVQFTNNYLSFSTWPGIIIYAVLTILFTFLYSQVQMNPEKIAENFQKAGTFIPGVRPGKETEKYIKGTINRLSILGSFFLAAIAILPYVISKLTSLPSALAIGGTGLIIMVSVALETMRQVKGRITQQAFIDKKSQKLEDETKDSYLW, from the coding sequence GTGAAAACTAAGGTGAAAAAAAGAAAAGCAATCCGTAAAAATGGTGATGTTGATATTGTTAAATCATCAAATTTCTTTGTTAAAAATAAAGATTTGATGAAACGAATTGGCTTTACCTTATTAGTTTTAGTTTTAATTCGCTTGGGAAGTTATTTAACAGTCCCAGGTGTGACAATTTCACAAAACTTCCAAGATTTATCAAACAATGATCAGTTCTTTAGTTTGATTTCAATGTTGGGAGGAGGAACGCTTGGGAAGTTTTCAATTTTAGCTTTAGGAGTTTCACCATATATTACTGCTTCAATTATTGTGCAGTTGTTATCAACGGACGTTATTCCCCCTCTATCACGTTGAGCAAAGAGTGGGGAGCGCGGGCGTAAAAAATTAGATCGTTTAACAAAATGATTAACAATTCCTTTTGCAATTATGCAAGGAATTGCAACAATTTTTACTATGGCAAACCAAGGAATCATTTCACCAAAATGAGATTCATCTGATTTTGGAACAGGAAGTCCAATCTTCTATTATTTATTAGTACCAACCGCTTTAATTGCCGGGACAATGTTAATGTTATGATTAGCGGATCAAATGACAATTAAAGGAATTGGAAATGGAGTTTCGTTAATTATTTTTGCTGGGATTGTTGCACAATTACCAAACAATTTACAAACAACATTTAAGTTTTGAATTTCAGGACAAGAAGATATTAACTTATTATTTACTGGAATTTTAAAATTCTTAGTTTATGTTGTAATGTTCTTATTAGTGGTTCTGTTCGTTGTAATGTTAAATGAATCAGAACGTAAATTACCAATTCAGCAAACCGGAAGTGGGTTAGCATCGGGTGATGAAAATAATCGTCCTTTCTTACCCTTAAAAATTAATTCCGCAGGAGTTATTCCAGTTATTTTTGCCTCAGCATTAATTTCAGCGCCAATTACTGTCGCTCAAATTATTAGTGTTAGCAATCCAACCAATGGCTTTGTCCAATTTACGAATAATTACTTATCGTTTAGTACATGGCCAGGAATTATCATTTATGCTGTGTTAACAATTTTATTTACGTTCTTGTATTCACAAGTACAGATGAATCCAGAGAAGATTGCAGAAAACTTTCAAAAGGCCGGAACCTTTATTCCGGGGGTTCGTCCTGGGAAAGAAACCGAAAAATACATTAAAGGAACAATTAATCGTTTAAGTATTTTGGGGTCATTCTTTTTAGCGGCAATTGCGATTTTACCATATGTTATTAGTAAGTTAACATCATTACCAAGTGCGTTAGCAATTGGGGGAACAGGATTAATTATTATGGTGTCAGTTGCGCTAGAAACAATGCGTCAAGTTAAAGGTCGTATTACCCAACAAGCTTTTATTGACAAAAAGTCACAAAAATTAGAAGATGAAACAAAAGATTCATACTTATGATAG
- a CDS encoding adenylate kinase: MRNIILLGAPGSGKGTQSEHLVKQFGFTHLSTGNIIRDNIDRKTSLGLLCQQYSEQGKLVPDDLMIQMVEQHLQTISGDLIWDGFPRTITQAEKLDQLLQKLNSKIDHTLYFEIDEKKLVDRIVGRLTCPTCGRTYHQTAFPPKVQWVCDDDQTPLVQRKDDSEEKIKIRLAAYQNDTAPLVQYYLNQQVLTVIDADMEGHAVWDQIMAVLK; the protein is encoded by the coding sequence ATGCGAAACATTATTTTGTTAGGAGCGCCAGGTAGTGGGAAAGGAACCCAGTCTGAGCATTTAGTAAAACAATTTGGCTTTACGCATCTTTCAACGGGAAATATTATTCGTGATAATATTGATCGGAAAACATCATTGGGGTTGCTTTGCCAGCAGTATTCAGAGCAAGGGAAATTAGTGCCTGATGATTTGATGATTCAAATGGTAGAACAACATTTGCAAACAATCAGTGGTGATTTAATTTGAGATGGTTTTCCGCGGACAATTACGCAAGCAGAAAAATTAGACCAGTTATTACAAAAGTTAAATAGTAAAATTGATCATACTTTATATTTTGAAATTGATGAAAAAAAATTGGTTGATCGAATTGTTGGACGGTTAACTTGTCCAACTTGTGGACGTACGTATCATCAAACGGCGTTTCCACCAAAAGTACAATGAGTTTGTGATGATGATCAAACACCATTAGTACAACGTAAAGATGATAGTGAAGAAAAAATTAAGATTAGGTTAGCAGCTTATCAAAATGATACAGCACCTTTAGTACAGTATTATTTGAACCAGCAAGTACTAACCGTTATTGATGCTGATATGGAAGGACATGCTGTATGAGATCAAATTATGGCAGTTCTAAAATAA
- the infA gene encoding translation initiation factor IF-1 — protein MAKTDLLEVQGTILEVLPNTMFKVKLENGAVILAHVSGKIRMNYIRILPGDAVVVEMSPYDLERGRIIFRHK, from the coding sequence ATGGCCAAAACTGATTTATTAGAAGTACAAGGAACAATTTTAGAAGTATTACCAAATACAATGTTTAAGGTGAAATTAGAAAATGGGGCAGTTATTTTAGCTCACGTTTCGGGTAAAATCCGGATGAATTACATTCGCATTTTACCCGGGGATGCAGTAGTTGTCGAAATGTCACCTTATGACTTAGAACGTGGGCGGATTATTTTTAGACATAAATAA
- the rpmJ gene encoding 50S ribosomal protein L36, whose product MKVRSSVKKICDKCRVIRRKGRVMIICSQPKHKQRQG is encoded by the coding sequence ATGAAAGTAAGATCATCAGTTAAAAAAATCTGCGACAAATGTCGTGTAATTAGAAGAAAAGGGCGTGTGATGATAATTTGTTCACAACCAAAACATAAACAACGACAAGGTTAA
- the rpsM gene encoding 30S ribosomal protein S13 — protein MARIGGVDIPNDKRVVIALTYIYGIGKPQSQKILKEAKISEDIRVKDLSEDELTTIRNEIAKLKTEGDLRREVALNIKRLMEIGSYRGMRHRKSLPARGQSSKQNARTVKGPRKTVANKKK, from the coding sequence ATGGCACGTATTGGCGGAGTGGATATTCCAAATGATAAGCGCGTTGTAATTGCATTAACTTACATTTATGGAATTGGAAAACCACAATCACAAAAAATTTTAAAAGAAGCAAAAATATCAGAAGATATTCGTGTAAAAGATTTATCAGAAGATGAATTAACAACAATTAGGAATGAAATTGCAAAACTAAAAACCGAAGGTGACTTACGACGTGAAGTTGCTTTAAATATTAAACGATTAATGGAAATTGGGAGTTATCGTGGGATGCGTCATCGTAAAAGCTTACCAGCACGCGGACAATCTTCAAAGCAAAATGCTCGTACGGTTAAAGGACCACGTAAAACGGTTGCTAATAAGAAAAAATAA
- the rpsK gene encoding 30S ribosomal protein S11: MAVKKTTNKKKVKKNVLKGIAHIHSTFNNTIVTISDEAGNVISWSSAGAMGFKGSKKSTPYAAQMVAEAAGKASQEHGMNSVQVEVKGPGPGRDAAVRSIQAIGLEITSIKDVTPIPHNGARPPKRPRG; this comes from the coding sequence ATGGCTGTTAAAAAAACAACGAATAAGAAAAAAGTTAAGAAAAATGTTCTAAAAGGAATTGCACATATTCATTCAACTTTCAATAATACAATCGTTACAATTTCCGATGAAGCAGGTAATGTAATTTCATGATCATCAGCAGGAGCAATGGGTTTTAAAGGAAGTAAGAAATCAACGCCTTATGCGGCGCAGATGGTTGCTGAAGCTGCTGGTAAAGCAAGTCAAGAACACGGAATGAATAGTGTTCAAGTTGAAGTAAAAGGACCAGGTCCAGGGCGGGATGCTGCGGTCCGTAGTATTCAAGCAATTGGATTAGAAATCACTTCAATTAAAGATGTAACGCCAATTCCTCATAATGGGGCAAGACCACCAAAAAGACCAAGAGGATAG
- a CDS encoding DNA-directed RNA polymerase subunit alpha, with product MKQFIRPEFKLQAEDKANNYGKFLVEPLERGFGVTLGNALRRTLLSATPGAAVFAVRIKGASHEFTAIPGVVEHVTKIILNIKNLVLKINQDIIPDGESVILKVVSSKEGEVYAKDLVVPTGVEIINEHLLLATIAKGGELELELHARNSRGYKSFTDNKKEKKYADLIVIDSNYCPIQRVAYNVEPTKVGKNADLEKLELEIQTDSSITPVNAVAMAAKVITEHLEFFVNLNDAIKATQIISSETETEEDELDRSIDELEFTQRSQNCLKRAKIDTLRDLVSKTEDEIQDIRNLGKKSLTEIKDKVAHLGLHFRRD from the coding sequence ATGAAACAATTTATTAGACCAGAATTTAAATTACAAGCAGAAGATAAAGCAAATAATTATGGAAAGTTTTTAGTAGAACCCTTAGAACGAGGGTTTGGGGTGACATTGGGGAATGCCTTACGCCGAACATTGTTATCAGCAACACCAGGGGCTGCTGTTTTTGCAGTTCGCATTAAAGGGGCTTCGCATGAATTTACGGCTATTCCCGGCGTTGTTGAACATGTTACGAAAATAATTTTAAATATTAAAAATTTAGTATTAAAAATTAACCAAGATATTATTCCGGATGGTGAATCAGTAATCTTAAAGGTTGTTTCTTCAAAAGAAGGAGAAGTTTACGCAAAAGATTTAGTGGTTCCAACAGGAGTTGAAATTATTAATGAACACTTATTATTAGCAACAATTGCTAAAGGTGGCGAATTAGAATTAGAATTACATGCTCGTAATTCGCGTGGTTATAAATCATTTACGGACAATAAGAAAGAAAAAAAATATGCTGATTTAATCGTGATTGATTCAAACTATTGTCCAATTCAACGTGTTGCATATAATGTTGAACCAACAAAAGTTGGGAAAAATGCGGATTTAGAAAAATTAGAATTAGAAATTCAAACTGATAGTTCAATTACACCGGTTAATGCGGTTGCAATGGCGGCAAAGGTTATTACTGAGCACTTAGAATTCTTTGTTAATTTAAACGATGCAATTAAAGCAACGCAAATTATTTCATCAGAAACAGAAACCGAAGAAGATGAATTAGATCGTAGTATTGATGAGTTAGAATTTACGCAGCGTTCACAAAACTGTTTAAAACGAGCAAAAATTGATACCCTACGTGATTTGGTTTCAAAAACAGAAGATGAAATTCAAGATATTCGAAACTTAGGAAAAAAATCACTAACAGAAATCAAAGACAAAGTGGCCCATTTAGGTTTACACTTTCGTCGTGATTAG
- the rplQ gene encoding 50S ribosomal protein L17, translated as MSYQQKRGKNTAWRNGLMRNLATELIINERLEITETRAKELRRHVDKLITLGKRQDLHARRRAASFLRDIDANEKETALQKLFNGVAKKYQNRNGGYTRILKLDNRKGDNAPMVIIELV; from the coding sequence ATGTCATACCAACAAAAAAGAGGAAAGAATACCGCTTGACGAAATGGTTTAATGCGTAATTTAGCAACAGAATTAATTATTAATGAACGATTAGAAATTACTGAAACACGAGCAAAAGAATTACGTCGTCACGTTGATAAATTAATTACCTTAGGAAAGCGTCAAGACTTACATGCTCGTCGTCGTGCCGCTAGTTTTTTACGCGATATTGATGCGAATGAAAAAGAAACAGCATTGCAAAAGTTATTTAACGGTGTTGCAAAAAAATATCAAAACCGTAATGGAGGCTATACGCGCATTTTAAAATTAGATAATCGCAAAGGAGATAACGCTCCAATGGTGATTATTGAATTAGTATAA
- the map gene encoding type I methionyl aminopeptidase, which translates to MITIKTEQEIEYMRQAGVVLRQIHQELRAMIKPGVTGMMLNQRAEEIIAAHNCQPNFKGLYGFPAAICVSLNTVLVHGIPNNVPLQAGDLVSIDAGCAYKGYNSDGAFTVIVGNEANPEHVKLLTVTETALAKAIAILKPDVRIGDIGAVIQTYVEGEGFYLPTEFTGHGIGRALHEEPMIPNVGVVGTGMRLQAGMTICIEPMVQIGTKAIKMLSDGWTPVSALGLGSAHFEHTILITETGSEILT; encoded by the coding sequence ATGATTACAATTAAAACTGAACAAGAAATTGAATACATGCGGCAAGCTGGTGTTGTTTTAAGACAAATTCATCAAGAATTACGAGCAATGATTAAACCAGGGGTAACAGGAATGATGCTTAATCAACGGGCAGAAGAAATTATTGCAGCGCATAATTGTCAACCTAATTTTAAGGGATTATATGGTTTTCCCGCTGCAATTTGTGTCTCATTAAATACTGTCTTAGTGCACGGGATTCCTAACAATGTCCCGTTACAAGCGGGTGATCTTGTTTCTATTGATGCGGGATGTGCTTACAAAGGATACAACAGTGATGGCGCTTTTACGGTTATTGTTGGTAATGAAGCAAATCCAGAACATGTTAAATTATTAACTGTTACGGAAACTGCTTTAGCAAAAGCAATTGCAATTTTAAAACCCGATGTTCGTATTGGTGATATTGGGGCGGTGATTCAAACTTATGTTGAAGGAGAAGGCTTTTACTTACCAACTGAATTTACTGGCCACGGGATTGGCCGTGCCTTACATGAAGAACCAATGATTCCCAATGTTGGGGTTGTTGGAACTGGGATGCGGTTACAAGCAGGAATGACAATTTGTATTGAACCAATGGTGCAAATTGGTACTAAGGCAATTAAAATGTTATCCGATGGATGAACCCCCGTTTCTGCTTTAGGATTAGGCAGTGCTCATTTTGAACATACAATCTTAATTACGGAAACTGGTTCTGAGATTTTAACATAA